In Lewinellaceae bacterium, a single window of DNA contains:
- a CDS encoding gluconate 2-dehydrogenase subunit 3 family protein produces MDRRDTIKSLLLGSLAGGALLTGCQTDEKQEGEQAAAIQASDDSGYGRTPEEKKRDEELLSETFFTEAEIATLAVLCDLILPADDKSGSATDAGVPEFIEFIAKDIPEHQVPLRGGMMWLNHRANRRFGMEFAACAGEQQKTLLDEIALPNEEAPELQPGIVFFTLLRSLTLTGYYTTKMGIESLGYKGNVSNVWDGVPEDVLAEHGLSYDEAWLAKCANPARSEVAEWDEEGNLIG; encoded by the coding sequence ATGGACCGCAGAGATACCATAAAATCATTGCTTCTGGGCTCCCTGGCGGGCGGCGCTCTTCTGACGGGCTGCCAGACAGATGAAAAGCAGGAGGGAGAACAAGCGGCTGCAATCCAGGCATCGGATGACTCCGGCTATGGCCGCACGCCGGAAGAAAAGAAAAGGGACGAGGAACTGCTGAGCGAAACCTTCTTTACCGAAGCTGAAATAGCCACCCTGGCCGTGCTGTGCGACCTGATCCTGCCTGCCGACGATAAATCCGGCTCCGCCACCGACGCCGGCGTCCCGGAATTTATCGAATTCATCGCCAAAGACATTCCCGAACACCAGGTGCCGCTGCGGGGCGGGATGATGTGGCTGAACCACCGGGCCAACCGGAGGTTTGGAATGGAATTTGCCGCCTGTGCCGGCGAGCAGCAAAAGACACTGCTCGATGAGATCGCCCTGCCCAATGAAGAGGCCCCCGAATTGCAGCCGGGCATCGTGTTTTTCACCTTGCTCAGAAGCCTCACCCTCACCGGCTATTACACCACTAAGATGGGGATCGAAAGCCTGGGCTATAAAGGAAACGTGTCCAATGTCTGGGACGGCGTCCCGGAAGATGTCCTGGCGGAGCACGGCCTGAGCTACGATGAAGCCTGGCTGGCGAAGTGCGCCAACCCGGCCCGGTCGGAGGTGGCGGAATGGGATGAGGAGGGGAATTTGATTGGTTAA
- a CDS encoding leucine-rich repeat domain-containing protein gives MGSIILCMLPQEIKERLGLKAFREQPGLEELMKSDNPNAYYACDAAGQVIGLNLCGQGLTEDKIAFLWKMPELQALNLSENKLATTTIPAGMNALKYLNLSENEPLQAVAFSEGLPALEELDVSECGLNELTLPEGFAALRILDLRKNQLTRIIFEGGCPELVSLDLSQNQLSQFNLPGGFRKLAYLYLNDNTLERLFLASDLPSLETLHLRNNKLEELPAIFLELKSLETLYLHNNPFSTIPAEFISTEERGNSLEKVRNYLLSLAKAEKVVENDEVKLVLLGNSTSGKSSLLRLLKGEEFNENIESTHGINNEIWELKDLGFKVNVWDFGGQEFYHATHRLFLSKNALSVVLFEKDTNIQGVKQTQIRLYEDGKPVKKNIPVEHFPYVYWLENLRYFCGQSEIPFTYLAQNKMDESKEVPVPDSDKRKYQLHDNQIFRLSVKDARLEKKEYGLWRFMSFQNSLIQRLAETKSKYSFDEKWLHIKTELRALPADEAVFSWQEYTDFCEGISPGISNNRSSDGDSILDTLTSYLHDIGVILYYPAIPELKNTVFVKPPWVTEIIYKVLDYSVMRNDGKFSQAHVEKILEQLKESVGNFDSEQIIALMKQFELIFAVREPTGTIFVAPQYLPKERPEKLDYALGYLKLETSFVLYYPNFLPKSAMLRFIARFGSEAYENLVWKSGIAFGKPLGLVECDYSKRWIKVSVQDNAPEVMRQIFAQFQEINQDNPEIQVSLNEQDFVKIGNLLKHPSENKVILCENGVQGEFRAFAKLLSKDGHGILEVKPGITPKRIFFMYASEDAAYRNEFEIHFAQLKRDGYVEPWYDGQIKPGEDWDEKIKEALTQADIFLLLISPAFMNSNYIWNVELKAAYEKSDELPIVPIFLRACDTEGAWFMKKQGAGKPEDWIATIPRREERDEKWLEVIKKLKRIIKDIKSE, from the coding sequence TTGGGATCAATCATCTTATGTATGCTACCTCAAGAAATTAAGGAGCGGCTGGGCCTGAAAGCGTTCAGGGAACAGCCGGGCCTGGAAGAATTAATGAAATCCGATAACCCCAACGCTTACTACGCCTGTGACGCAGCGGGACAAGTCATCGGCCTCAACCTGTGCGGCCAGGGATTGACGGAGGATAAGATCGCCTTCCTGTGGAAAATGCCTGAGCTTCAGGCCCTGAACCTGAGCGAAAACAAGCTTGCCACTACTACTATCCCGGCGGGAATGAATGCTTTGAAGTACCTGAACCTGAGCGAGAACGAACCGCTGCAGGCGGTGGCTTTTTCGGAAGGCCTGCCGGCGTTGGAAGAGCTGGATGTGAGTGAATGCGGGTTGAACGAATTAACCCTACCGGAAGGATTTGCCGCTCTGAGGATACTTGATTTGCGGAAAAACCAACTCACCCGGATAATTTTCGAGGGTGGCTGCCCGGAGCTGGTGTCTCTTGACCTCAGCCAAAATCAGCTAAGCCAATTCAATCTTCCAGGTGGTTTCAGGAAGTTGGCCTATTTATATTTGAACGATAACACACTCGAACGGCTTTTCCTGGCCTCCGATTTACCCTCTCTGGAAACCTTACACCTGCGAAACAATAAACTGGAAGAATTACCAGCAATTTTTTTGGAGCTGAAATCCTTAGAAACCCTTTATCTCCACAATAATCCGTTTTCCACTATCCCGGCAGAATTTATCAGTACCGAAGAAAGAGGCAATTCCCTGGAAAAAGTGCGAAACTACCTGCTTTCACTGGCTAAGGCAGAAAAAGTAGTGGAGAATGACGAGGTGAAGTTGGTATTATTAGGTAACAGCACTTCGGGGAAATCCTCTTTACTTCGCCTTCTTAAGGGAGAGGAATTTAATGAGAATATAGAATCCACTCATGGCATTAATAATGAGATTTGGGAACTCAAAGATTTGGGATTCAAAGTCAATGTCTGGGACTTTGGGGGGCAGGAATTTTACCACGCTACCCACCGCTTATTTTTGTCGAAGAATGCCCTTTCAGTGGTTCTTTTTGAGAAGGACACAAACATACAGGGCGTAAAACAGACGCAGATCCGGCTTTATGAAGATGGAAAGCCGGTAAAAAAGAACATCCCTGTCGAGCATTTTCCTTATGTCTATTGGTTGGAAAACCTACGTTATTTCTGTGGACAGAGCGAAATACCGTTTACCTACCTGGCCCAAAACAAAATGGATGAATCGAAAGAGGTGCCCGTTCCTGATTCCGATAAACGGAAATATCAGCTTCACGATAATCAGATCTTTCGCCTTAGCGTGAAAGACGCCAGGTTGGAAAAAAAGGAATACGGCCTTTGGCGTTTCATGTCATTTCAAAACAGCCTCATTCAGCGGTTGGCTGAAACCAAGTCAAAATATTCATTCGATGAAAAGTGGCTGCACATAAAGACAGAACTGAGGGCCTTGCCTGCAGATGAAGCCGTCTTCTCCTGGCAGGAATACACGGATTTTTGCGAAGGGATTAGCCCCGGGATCAGCAATAACAGATCAAGTGATGGTGATTCTATTCTGGATACGTTGACCAGTTACCTGCACGACATTGGCGTGATTTTGTATTATCCTGCTATTCCCGAACTCAAAAACACCGTGTTTGTCAAGCCTCCATGGGTAACGGAAATTATCTACAAGGTGCTGGATTATAGTGTAATGCGCAATGATGGTAAGTTTAGCCAGGCCCACGTAGAAAAGATACTGGAGCAGCTAAAAGAAAGCGTAGGGAATTTTGATTCAGAGCAAATCATTGCTTTGATGAAGCAATTTGAGCTGATCTTTGCCGTCAGGGAACCTACCGGGACTATTTTTGTCGCCCCACAGTATCTTCCAAAGGAGAGGCCTGAAAAGTTGGACTATGCACTGGGATACCTCAAATTAGAAACTTCCTTTGTCCTTTACTATCCGAACTTCCTGCCCAAGAGCGCAATGCTGCGGTTTATTGCCCGTTTTGGTTCCGAGGCATACGAGAACCTGGTTTGGAAAAGTGGCATCGCCTTTGGAAAACCCCTCGGCCTGGTAGAATGTGATTATAGCAAAAGATGGATCAAAGTATCCGTCCAGGATAATGCCCCGGAAGTTATGCGGCAGATTTTCGCCCAATTTCAGGAGATCAACCAGGACAATCCTGAAATCCAGGTTTCCCTAAATGAGCAGGATTTTGTTAAAATCGGGAACCTTTTGAAACATCCATCAGAAAACAAAGTGATCCTGTGTGAAAACGGGGTTCAGGGTGAATTTCGTGCTTTTGCAAAGCTACTCAGCAAGGATGGCCATGGTATACTTGAAGTAAAGCCTGGCATTACCCCCAAGCGAATTTTTTTTATGTATGCCTCGGAAGATGCGGCTTACCGGAATGAGTTTGAAATTCACTTTGCTCAACTCAAACGAGACGGTTATGTGGAGCCTTGGTATGACGGCCAGATAAAACCCGGTGAAGATTGGGATGAAAAGATCAAAGAGGCACTCACTCAGGCCGATATCTTTCTGCTTCTTATCAGCCCTGCATTTATGAATTCCAATTACATCTGGAATGTAGAACTCAAAGCAGCCTATGAGAAGTCTGATGAACTTCCGATTGTTCCGATATTCCTGCGGGCCTGTGATACCGAGGGAGCCTGGTTTATGAAAAAGCAGGGCGCCGGGAAGCCGGAAGACTGGATCGCCACTATTCCACGTCGGGAAGAAAGGGATGAAAAGTGGCTGGAGGTGATTAAAAAGCTCAAACGGATAATCAAAGATATCAAGAGTGAATAA
- a CDS encoding GMC family oxidoreductase yields MQIKNSAKTYDAVIVGSGAGGGMAAKILSEAGLSVAVLEAGPHFDPANPEQRTQLRWPWESPRRGASSTRAFGDFDASYGGWEIEGEPYTRAPGTQFEWFRSRMLGGRTNHWGRISLRFGPKDFKRKSIDGLGDNWPIGYEDVKPYYDKVDKLVGVFGSKEGLPNEPDGFFLPPPKPRLHELYYINAARKANVTAIPGRLSILTKRINNDRGVCFYCRQCSRGCTVYADFSAGTCLIFPAQKSGGKIDLFVNAMVREVVANEEGKAVGVSYISKDDRKEYQVNGKVIVLAASACGSARILLNSRSNQHPDGLGNSSGLVGKYLHDSTGASRAAFVPALMNRKIYNEDGVGGFHVYSPWWLDNKKLDFARGYHIEIGGGLGMPAYGFGFDITELNQFFGDVSGSYGPRLREEVRKYYGAVVSLSGRGESIAREGNYCEIDPETVDEFGIPVLRFNYTWSDQERRQAKHMQETFSEILHNMGGQLIGPAPGKAEDYGLLAPGMIIHEVGTTRMGKDPKRSVTNEYEQLHDAKNVFVVDGGPFVSQADKNPTWTILALAWRTSEYIIDQLKKQNIG; encoded by the coding sequence ATGCAAATAAAAAACTCCGCTAAAACGTACGACGCCGTCATCGTCGGTTCCGGCGCGGGAGGCGGCATGGCGGCCAAAATCCTTTCGGAAGCCGGCCTGTCCGTAGCCGTCCTGGAAGCCGGGCCCCACTTCGACCCCGCCAACCCGGAGCAGCGCACCCAGTTGCGGTGGCCGTGGGAGTCGCCCCGCCGCGGCGCCAGCTCCACCCGCGCCTTCGGCGATTTTGACGCCTCTTACGGCGGCTGGGAGATCGAAGGAGAGCCCTACACCCGGGCGCCGGGCACGCAGTTCGAATGGTTCCGCTCCCGGATGCTGGGCGGGCGCACCAACCACTGGGGGCGCATTTCCCTGCGGTTCGGGCCCAAGGATTTCAAAAGAAAAAGCATCGACGGACTGGGCGATAACTGGCCGATTGGCTATGAGGACGTGAAACCGTATTACGACAAAGTCGACAAACTGGTGGGCGTCTTCGGCAGCAAAGAGGGCCTGCCCAACGAGCCGGACGGCTTCTTCCTGCCGCCGCCCAAGCCGAGGCTGCACGAGCTGTACTACATCAATGCTGCCCGCAAGGCGAATGTGACGGCCATTCCCGGCCGGCTTTCTATACTGACGAAGCGCATCAACAACGACCGGGGCGTTTGTTTTTACTGCCGGCAATGCAGCCGGGGCTGCACCGTTTACGCCGATTTTTCAGCGGGCACCTGCCTGATCTTCCCGGCGCAGAAGTCGGGCGGGAAGATCGACCTGTTCGTCAACGCCATGGTGCGGGAGGTGGTCGCCAATGAAGAGGGCAAGGCCGTTGGGGTATCCTACATCAGCAAGGACGACCGGAAGGAGTATCAGGTCAACGGCAAAGTCATCGTACTGGCCGCCTCCGCCTGCGGCTCGGCCCGCATCTTGCTGAACTCGCGGAGCAACCAGCACCCGGATGGACTGGGCAACAGCAGCGGCCTGGTGGGCAAATACCTGCACGACTCAACAGGCGCTTCGAGGGCAGCCTTCGTGCCGGCGCTGATGAACCGCAAAATCTACAACGAAGACGGCGTGGGCGGGTTCCACGTCTACTCCCCCTGGTGGCTGGACAATAAAAAGCTCGATTTCGCCCGGGGTTACCACATCGAGATCGGCGGCGGATTGGGCATGCCTGCTTACGGCTTCGGTTTTGACATCACGGAGTTGAACCAGTTTTTCGGCGATGTCAGCGGCAGTTACGGCCCCCGGCTGAGGGAAGAGGTGCGCAAATACTACGGAGCGGTGGTCAGCCTTTCGGGCAGGGGCGAGAGCATCGCCCGCGAAGGCAATTACTGCGAGATCGACCCGGAAACCGTCGATGAATTCGGGATACCGGTATTGCGTTTCAACTATACCTGGTCGGATCAGGAACGCCGGCAGGCCAAACACATGCAGGAGACCTTCAGCGAGATTCTCCACAACATGGGAGGGCAGCTCATCGGGCCCGCTCCGGGCAAAGCGGAGGATTACGGCCTCCTTGCCCCCGGCATGATCATCCACGAGGTAGGGACCACCCGCATGGGCAAGGACCCCAAACGGTCGGTGACCAACGAGTACGAACAATTGCACGACGCCAAAAACGTGTTCGTCGTAGACGGCGGCCCCTTTGTTTCCCAGGCGGACAAAAACCCCACCTGGACCATACTGGCCCTGGCCTGGCGTACATCGGAGTATATCATCGATCAATTGAAAAAACAAAATATCGGATAA
- a CDS encoding aminotransferase class III-fold pyridoxal phosphate-dependent enzyme, which yields MQPSEFTQLSISNQEAEALARQHYGIEGRARRLPGEIDFNFRLDTAGGPSYTLKLSRPGADRRLLEMQAAVLKRLEAAALSLRLPLPLADQNGQLTTTIQDEQGRQRFLRLMAWVPGKVFAKASPHSPALLESLGRACGQLCRALDGFRHPAAKRYFKWDPGQLPWVREQEHLFEGRQAALFGHFLGLFEREAQPRLPRLRKSVNYNDANDYNVLVSEKREGHPATWSYEVTGFIDFGDTLYTQTVNELAIALAYALMDKPDPLAAAVPAIRGFHAIFPLQEEEVAALFALIGARLLISATNSALNKQKEPDNEYLLISERPAWALLDKLSNIPPALAHYTFRYACGWEPCPPAPAFREWARRQDFAPLTALNLAPGQWRAMDLGVGSPELGNNHNFHEQGRFLRHIERLMEDDGVPAGAGGYGEVRPFYTTDAYLQMGNDGPHWRSVHLGIDIWGAAGTAVFAPFEGKVHSFADNAHERDYGPTIILEHEPEDGPRFFTLYGHLNRQCLKGLTAGMPVRRGQPIAAFGQVEENGAWPPHLHFQVMLDTLGNEGDFPGVGFPEQWPAWKSICPNPEPLAGLPEGASRPAREELSPEAVLSKRHSLLGRSLSVSYHRPLHVVRGYMQYLYDAGGRRYLDTVNNVPHVGHQHPLVVRAAKQQMELLNTNTRYLHTHIVRFAEELLAKLPPELSVVHFVNSGSEANELALRLARAYTSQRDMVVVEAGYHGNTNACVDISSYKFDGKGGQGAPDWVHATPIPDPYRGLYPGAGSGPAYANHVQMAIEKVQQQGRGIAGFIAESILSCGGQVVPPPGYLREAYRYVREAGGACIADEVQVGFGRVGEAFWGFELQGAVPDIVVMGKPIGNGHPLGAVACRPAIAEAFANGMEYFNTFGGNPVSCAVGREVLRIIEAEGLQEHARQTGNYLLEGLRGLQQQYPLIGDVRGHGLFLGFELVANRESREPATAQAGYLANRMREKGVLMSADGPYNNVLKIKPPMCFNQSNADFLLQMLEEALREDFCRNGPACSG from the coding sequence ATGCAGCCATCAGAATTCACCCAATTGTCGATCTCCAACCAAGAAGCGGAAGCCCTTGCCCGTCAACATTATGGCATTGAGGGCCGGGCCCGGCGCCTGCCCGGAGAAATAGACTTCAACTTCCGCCTCGACACTGCCGGCGGCCCTTCCTACACCCTCAAACTATCCCGCCCCGGCGCCGACAGGCGCCTGCTGGAGATGCAGGCCGCAGTGCTCAAGCGGCTTGAAGCAGCAGCCCTTTCGCTGCGGCTTCCCCTGCCGTTAGCCGATCAAAACGGCCAATTGACAACCACGATACAGGACGAACAAGGCCGGCAGCGTTTTCTCCGCCTGATGGCCTGGGTTCCCGGCAAAGTATTCGCCAAAGCCAGCCCCCACTCCCCTGCCCTGTTGGAAAGCCTGGGGCGGGCCTGCGGGCAGCTTTGCCGGGCGCTGGACGGCTTTCGCCACCCGGCCGCAAAGCGGTACTTCAAATGGGACCCCGGCCAGCTGCCCTGGGTAAGGGAACAGGAACACCTCTTCGAAGGCAGGCAGGCAGCGCTGTTCGGGCATTTCCTGGGCTTGTTCGAAAGGGAGGCACAACCACGCCTGCCCCGCCTCCGCAAAAGCGTCAACTACAACGACGCCAACGATTACAACGTGCTCGTCTCCGAAAAACGGGAAGGCCATCCTGCCACGTGGAGCTATGAAGTAACCGGCTTTATCGACTTCGGCGACACCCTTTACACCCAAACCGTCAACGAGCTGGCCATTGCCCTGGCCTACGCCCTGATGGATAAGCCCGACCCTCTGGCGGCCGCCGTGCCGGCGATCCGGGGCTTTCATGCTATCTTCCCGCTGCAGGAGGAAGAAGTGGCCGCCCTCTTCGCCCTCATCGGCGCCCGCCTGCTGATCAGCGCCACCAACTCGGCCCTCAACAAACAAAAAGAGCCCGACAATGAATACCTGTTGATCAGCGAGCGCCCGGCCTGGGCCTTACTCGACAAGTTGAGCAACATCCCCCCTGCGCTTGCCCACTACACCTTCCGCTACGCCTGCGGCTGGGAGCCCTGCCCGCCGGCGCCTGCCTTCCGGGAGTGGGCCCGCCGCCAGGATTTCGCCCCCCTTACTGCCCTGAACCTGGCGCCTGGCCAATGGCGGGCAATGGACCTGGGCGTGGGCAGCCCCGAACTGGGCAATAACCACAACTTCCATGAGCAAGGCCGCTTCCTGCGCCACATCGAACGGCTGATGGAGGACGACGGCGTGCCGGCCGGCGCCGGCGGATACGGGGAAGTGCGCCCCTTTTACACCACCGACGCCTACCTGCAGATGGGCAACGACGGGCCCCACTGGCGCAGCGTACACCTCGGTATCGACATCTGGGGGGCGGCCGGCACGGCGGTGTTTGCTCCCTTTGAAGGCAAAGTCCACAGCTTCGCCGATAATGCCCATGAGCGGGATTACGGCCCCACCATCATCCTCGAACACGAGCCGGAGGACGGGCCCCGCTTTTTCACCCTGTATGGCCACCTCAACCGGCAGTGCCTGAAAGGCCTGACAGCAGGCATGCCGGTGCGCCGCGGGCAGCCGATTGCCGCATTTGGCCAAGTGGAGGAAAACGGCGCCTGGCCACCCCACCTCCACTTTCAGGTCATGCTGGACACCCTCGGAAATGAAGGGGATTTTCCGGGAGTAGGCTTTCCGGAACAATGGCCCGCCTGGAAAAGCATTTGCCCCAACCCGGAACCCCTGGCTGGCCTGCCGGAGGGCGCCTCCCGCCCGGCGCGGGAAGAACTGTCGCCGGAAGCGGTGCTGAGCAAAAGGCACAGCCTCCTGGGCCGCAGCCTCAGCGTTTCGTACCACCGCCCGCTGCACGTCGTTAGGGGATATATGCAATACCTCTACGACGCCGGCGGCCGGCGTTACCTGGATACGGTCAATAACGTGCCGCACGTGGGCCACCAGCACCCCCTCGTAGTGCGTGCCGCAAAACAACAAATGGAGTTGCTGAATACCAACACCCGCTACCTGCACACCCACATCGTCCGCTTCGCCGAAGAATTGCTGGCCAAGCTGCCGCCGGAACTGAGCGTGGTGCACTTCGTCAACTCCGGCAGCGAGGCCAACGAACTGGCCCTGCGCCTGGCCAGGGCCTACACCTCCCAGCGCGACATGGTGGTGGTGGAAGCAGGTTATCACGGCAATACCAACGCCTGTGTGGACATCAGCTCCTATAAATTCGACGGCAAGGGCGGCCAGGGGGCGCCAGACTGGGTTCACGCAACTCCCATTCCCGACCCTTACCGGGGGCTGTACCCGGGGGCAGGTTCCGGCCCCGCCTACGCCAACCATGTGCAGATGGCCATCGAAAAGGTACAACAGCAAGGGCGGGGCATCGCCGGTTTCATCGCCGAGAGCATCCTCAGCTGCGGCGGGCAGGTGGTGCCGCCGCCGGGCTACCTGCGCGAGGCGTACCGTTATGTGAGGGAGGCCGGCGGCGCCTGCATCGCCGATGAGGTGCAGGTGGGTTTTGGGCGGGTGGGCGAGGCCTTCTGGGGCTTTGAATTGCAGGGCGCCGTGCCCGATATCGTGGTGATGGGAAAGCCCATCGGCAACGGGCACCCGCTGGGAGCAGTGGCCTGCCGGCCGGCAATCGCTGAGGCGTTTGCCAACGGGATGGAATACTTCAACACTTTCGGAGGCAACCCCGTGTCCTGCGCCGTCGGGAGAGAAGTGCTGCGGATCATTGAGGCGGAAGGCCTGCAGGAACACGCCCGGCAAACGGGCAATTATCTGCTGGAGGGCCTGCGCGGCCTGCAGCAGCAGTACCCCCTGATCGGCGACGTGCGGGGCCACGGCCTGTTCCTGGGCTTCGAGTTGGTGGCCAACCGGGAAAGCCGGGAGCCCGCCACTGCTCAGGCTGGCTATCTCGCCAACCGCATGCGGGAAAAGGGGGTGCTGATGAGCGCCGACGGGCCCTATAATAATGTGCTGAAGATCAAACCGCCGATGTGCTTTAACCAGAGCAACGCCGATTTTTTATTACAGATGCTGGAGGAGGCGCTGCGCGAAGATTTTTGCCGGAATGGGCCTGCTTGTTCAGGCTGA
- a CDS encoding HRDC domain-containing protein, with protein MQIKYFTIPVFGGEKLNEDLNVFLRSKKILRVENQLVSDGQGSFWCVCVRYLDDSTHYDKRERKKIDYREVLDEASFERFSRLREIRKQAAKQENVEVYLIFTNEELAGLARLAELTPASMKTVKGIGEKKAEKIRALFYLETAGG; from the coding sequence ATGCAAATCAAATATTTCACCATCCCCGTCTTCGGCGGCGAAAAGCTAAACGAAGACCTGAACGTATTCCTTCGGTCCAAAAAGATCCTGCGCGTGGAAAACCAGTTAGTGAGCGACGGCCAGGGATCATTTTGGTGTGTCTGCGTCCGATATCTTGACGATTCCACGCATTACGATAAAAGAGAGCGTAAAAAAATTGACTACCGGGAGGTGCTGGATGAGGCAAGCTTCGAGCGCTTTTCCAGGTTGCGGGAAATCCGCAAGCAGGCGGCGAAGCAAGAGAATGTGGAGGTTTACCTTATTTTTACAAACGAGGAACTGGCCGGCCTGGCCCGGCTTGCGGAACTGACGCCGGCCAGCATGAAAACGGTGAAGGGCATTGGGGAGAAGAAGGCCGAAAAAATACGGGCATTATTTTATCTCGAAACCGCCGGAGGATGA
- a CDS encoding esterase: MKTASLLFLLLLAISIANAQNQKGIKERIKVYSPAIEGNLVNDPAEREVTVYLPPSYQAQPDKRYPVLYMLHGFTDNDSQWFGWEEHWINLKEVIDVALSEGQSKEMIVVMPNAYNRFKGSMYSSSATIGDWETFVAKELVGYIDAHYRTIPDSASRGLAGHSMGGYGTIRLGMKHPEVWSAIYLLSPCCMDGALVTVNPEFAKNVEAISTVGQLDSVNFFEIATLASAAAWAPNPQKPPFYLDLPFADGEVLPEIAAKFSANRTLYIIDQYIHNLRELKAIGMDAGLQDYGISGATKKLHELLESYGIPHFYESYEGDHLNRIAERIRTKTLPFFSEHLVFE, from the coding sequence ATGAAAACAGCATCATTACTTTTCTTATTGCTCTTGGCCATATCCATCGCCAACGCCCAAAACCAAAAAGGCATCAAAGAGCGCATCAAAGTCTACAGTCCTGCCATCGAAGGCAATCTCGTCAATGATCCTGCTGAACGGGAAGTGACGGTTTATCTCCCGCCTTCTTACCAGGCTCAACCCGACAAACGATATCCCGTACTTTATATGCTGCACGGCTTTACGGATAACGACAGCCAGTGGTTTGGCTGGGAAGAGCACTGGATCAACCTCAAGGAAGTTATCGATGTGGCCTTATCGGAGGGGCAATCCAAAGAAATGATCGTGGTGATGCCCAATGCCTACAACCGTTTTAAGGGGAGCATGTATTCGAGTTCGGCAACCATCGGCGACTGGGAAACCTTTGTTGCCAAAGAACTCGTCGGTTATATTGATGCCCATTATCGCACTATTCCGGATTCCGCCAGCCGGGGGCTGGCCGGGCATTCGATGGGGGGATACGGCACGATCCGCCTGGGGATGAAACACCCGGAAGTGTGGTCGGCAATTTATCTGCTGAGCCCCTGTTGCATGGATGGAGCGTTGGTAACCGTGAACCCGGAATTTGCCAAAAATGTAGAAGCCATTTCAACGGTTGGCCAACTGGATTCCGTCAACTTTTTTGAGATAGCTACCCTCGCCTCGGCAGCAGCCTGGGCGCCAAATCCCCAAAAGCCTCCTTTTTATCTCGACCTGCCTTTTGCCGACGGGGAAGTGCTTCCGGAGATCGCTGCCAAATTTTCCGCCAACAGGACGTTGTATATCATCGACCAGTACATCCACAACCTGAGAGAACTGAAAGCCATCGGCATGGACGCCGGGCTTCAGGATTACGGGATCAGCGGCGCTACCAAAAAACTGCACGAGCTTCTGGAGTCATACGGTATTCCGCATTTCTATGAAAGCTATGAAGGCGATCATCTCAACCGGATAGCGGAGCGGATACGGACCAAAACGCTGCCTTTCTTTTCGGAGCACCTGGTTTTTGAGTAG
- a CDS encoding SUMF1/EgtB/PvdO family nonheme iron enzyme, with translation MIRVKGGVFVMGSEDLDACDWEKPVHQVKLDGFCITSWSSKR, from the coding sequence ATGATTCGGGTGAAAGGCGGCGTCTTTGTGATGGGAAGTGAGGATTTAGACGCATGTGATTGGGAAAAGCCGGTTCATCAGGTTAAACTGGACGGCTTTTGTATCACATCTTGGAGTTCAAAAAGATGA
- a CDS encoding formylglycine-generating enzyme family protein, whose amino-acid sequence MNLSSYSAIDLLPKLVEALPNGFSFEMIRVKGGVFAMGSEDSDAYDWEKPVHQVKLDGFCIGKYPATQALWKAVMGEENNPSFFQGNKRPVESVSWEDTQVFIKKLNELTGKGYRLLTEAEWEYAARGGNRGRGYKYAGGNKLKEVGWYEENSHGETKAVGQKKPNELGLYDMSGNVREWVEDHWHADYQGAPTDGSAWVDREQGVVRVSRGGSWTSGARRCRVSYRSYNIPTLRSILVGFRLGLSLQPAG is encoded by the coding sequence ATGAACCTATCAAGTTATTCTGCGATAGATTTACTTCCTAAATTGGTTGAGGCCTTGCCCAACGGCTTCTCCTTCGAGATGATTCGGGTGAAAGGCGGCGTCTTTGCGATGGGAAGTGAGGATTCAGACGCATATGATTGGGAAAAGCCGGTTCATCAGGTGAAGCTAGACGGCTTTTGCATCGGCAAATACCCGGCCACCCAGGCGCTATGGAAGGCGGTGATGGGGGAGGAGAATAACCCCTCCTTTTTTCAGGGGAATAAGCGGCCGGTGGAGAGCGTATCTTGGGAAGATACCCAGGTGTTCATCAAGAAATTGAATGAGTTGACAGGCAAAGGTTATCGCTTGCTGACGGAAGCGGAGTGGGAATACGCCGCGCGTGGCGGGAACAGGGGCCGGGGTTACAAATATGCCGGGGGCAATAAATTGAAGGAGGTAGGGTGGTATGAGGAAAACAGCCACGGAGAAACGAAAGCTGTAGGCCAGAAGAAACCGAATGAGTTAGGCCTTTACGACATGAGTGGGAACGTACGGGAGTGGGTGGAGGATCACTGGCATGCCGATTACCAGGGGGCGCCTACCGATGGTTCTGCCTGGGTGGATCGGGAGCAGGGCGTTGTCCGCGTGTCCCGCGGCGGCAGCTGGACCAGCGGCGCCAGGCGCTGCCGCGTCTCCTACCGCTCCTACAACATCCCGACGCTTCGCAGCATCCTCGTCGGGTTTCGGTTGGGTTTGTCCCTCCAGCCAGCTGGATAG